The genomic region taatgatatatgtacagccggtataacctggggatctcctgtatataatgatatatgtacagccggtataacctggggatctcctgtatataatgatatgtgtacagctggtataacctggggatctcctgtatataatgatatatgtacagctggtataacctggggatctcctgtatataatgatatatgtacagccggtataacctggggatctcctgtatacaatgatatatgtacagctggtataacctggggatctcctgtatataatgatatatgtacagctggtataacctggggatctcctgtatataatgatatatgtacagctggtataacctggggatctcctttatataatgatatatgtacagccggtataacctggggatctcctgtatataatgatatatgtacagctggtataacctggggatctcctgtatataatgatatatgtacagcaagtataacctggggatctcctgtatataatgatatatgtacagccggtataacctggggatctcctgtatataatgatatatgtacagccggtataacctggggatctcctgtatatagtgatacatatacagccggtataacctgggtatgttGTGCACATGGTTGCTGATTGGGTAACATGTTCTGATCCTATTCTCTTCCTCCTAGGATTTGGACCACTTGTGGACCGTGCTGGGCTCCCTCCGGTGGGGGGCACATGTTGTccagtctcccccctccccctagaAGATGACCAGACTGCTGCTGGGTGTCACCCTAGAGAGGATCTGTAAGGCGGTGCTGCTGCTGTGCCTGGTGCACTTTGTTATTATCATGATCCTCTACTTCGATGTTTACGCTCAGCGCTTGGATTTCTTTAATCGCTTCAATATCAGGAACATATCGCGGGTCCACCCCTACTACAACTTTACCCGACCCAATGGGACCGCCCACAGCTACGCCGCCACCTCTGCGGCAGAGACCCTGACGGCCAGTGCCAAGATAGACGCCAACCAGACGGTCACCGAGAggcccctccctccctgtcccgaCCCTCCGCCTGCGCTGGGTAAATTCTCAGGGGGTACAATGATGGCGCCCCCTTATAGAGGCCTTACTGATACACTACAACAAAGCCTCAGCTATGACAAGTATTGGGACACAACAAGTTTCAACCCCCTTGGCGGGTGTTTTATATGGGGGCGGGGAGAGGTCTGATTTATAGGGGTGGGGGTGGAGCGGCTGGTTTATAAGGGGTGCTGGctataggagggaggttgggtTTATAGGGAGGCACTTGGAGGGGTGGTTAATTGGGGAATCAGGAGGGCTGGTTTATAAGGGGGGGGAGTGGGAGGGGTGGTCTTTAAGGGGGGCAGCGGGAGGGGTAGTTTTTTAGGGGGGCAGTTGGAGGGTTGGTTTATTAGAGGGGCAGCAGGAGGGGTGCTTTATAGGGACAATGGTGTAATTTGGTGGCTCAGGAGATATTATAATACGGCATGTAATGAGGCTCAGCAGCAGGGGACAGGTACTGGCCAGATGTCACACAGCTTTTCCTACACCCTGGATGACTCTTCCCTGTCTTGCAGGGCTGGGGTCTTGTGTTTTCTCTGATGTGATATGTGTCAGTACTCACTGTGATGCTTCAGTTCTATTCACAGTTCAGCTGCTCCCCCGGATGCTGAGACTCTTTTTTTTGaatcaaatctttttttattggttttttaaaaacattttatacataacCACAACTTCCCACTTTACCTTCCCACCCTCTAACACAGATACCCTCCCCCCAACCCATACCCTTTCCGGTGCAATTGCATAGTAATAATGGCATTACAGGAGTTCAGTGAAAAATGGATACACAgctaataaatatacagcatttAGCAATTACAAAATATCATATTATTAACAGTACACATGTTCTACATGAATGCTGATAGGGGATGACGCCTCAAGTGTATTGAGGGGAGTCCCGGCGTATCCAGCCAGGGGCGATGCTGAGACtcttcttctctctctcctcGCAGTTGGACGCCTCTTGATTGAGTTTAGTTCCCCGATGAGTATGGAGCGGGTGCAGCGGGAAAACCCTGAGGTGACGGAGGGCGGCAGATACACACCTAGTGACTGTCAGCCCAAGGAGAGGGTGGCCATTATTATTCCATTCCGACACCGGGAACATCACCTAAAGTACTGGCTGCACTACCTGCACCCCATCCTTCGCCGCCAGAAGGTGGAGTACGGCATCTACATCATTAATCAGGTGAGATATCACGCcttcctgtagtgcaggggctgtCCCCGGCcttcctgtagtgcaggggctgtCCCGGCCTTCCTGTAGTGCAGGGACTGTCCCCGGCcttcctgtagtgcaggggctgtCCCCGGCcttcctgtagtgcaggggctgtCCCCGGCcttcctgtagtgcaggggctgtCCCCGGCCTTTTTTTTAGGGCAGGGGCTGTCCCCCAGCCTTCCTGTAGCACAAGGGCTGTCCCCCGGCCTTCCTGTAGCACAAGGGCTGTCCCCCGGCCTTCCTGTAGCGCAGGGGCTGTCCCCCGGCCTTCCTGTAGCACAGggactgtcctgtagtgcaggggctgcCCCCTGACCTTCCTGTATCGCAGGGGCTGTTGCCAGGCCTTCCTGTAGCGGAGGAGTTGTCCCCCGGTCTTCCTGTAGCGCAGGGGTTGTCCCCCGGTCTTCCTGTAGCGCAGGGGTTGTCCCCCGGCCTTCCTGTAGCGCTGGGCTGTCCCCCGGTCTTCCTGTAGCGCAGGGGCTGTCCCCCGGCCTTCCTATAGCGCAGGGGCTGTCCCCCGGCCTTCCTATAGTGCAGGGGCTGTGCCCCGGCCTTCCTGTAGCGCAGGGGCTGTCCCCCTGCCTTCCTATAGTGCAGGGGCTGTCCCCCGGCCTTCCTGTAGCGCAGGGGCTGTCCCCCGGTcttcctgtagtgcaggggctgtCCCCCGGTCTTCCTGTAGCGCAGGGGCTGTAGCCCGTTCTTCCTGTAGCGCAGGGGCTGTCCCCCGGCCTTCCTGTAGCGCTGGGCTGCCCCCGGCCTTCCTGTAGCGCAGGGGCTGTCCCCCGGTCTTCCTATAATGCAGGGGCTGTCCCCCGACCTTCCTATAGTGCAGGGGCTGTCCCCCGGCCTTCCTATAGTGCAGTGGCTGTCCCCCGGCCTTCCTATGGTGCAGGGGCTGTCCCCCGGCCTTCCTATAGTGCGGGGCTGTCCCCCGGCCTTCCTGTAACGTGGGGCTGTCCCCGGCCTTCCTGTAGCGCTGGGCTGTCCCCCGGCGTTCCAGTAGCGCAGGGGCTGTCCCCCGGCcttcctgtagtgcaggggctgtCCCCCGGTCTTCCTGTAGCGCTGGGCTGTCCCCCGGTCTTCCTGTAGCGCTGGGCTGTCCCCCGGCCTTCCTGTAGCGCAGGGGCTGTCCCCCGGCCTTCCTGTAGCGCAGGGGCTATCCTCCGGCCTTCCTGTAGCACAGGGGctgtcctgtagtgcaggggctgcCCCCTGACCTTCCTGTAGCGCAGGGGCTGTTGCCAGGCCTTCCTGTAGCGGAGGGGCTGTCCTCCGGTCTTCCTGTAACGCAGGGGTTGTCCCCCGGTCTTCCTGTAGCGCAGGGTTGTCCCCTGGCCTTCCTGTAGCGCAGGGGTTGTCCCCTGGCCTTCCTGTAGTGCAGGGGTTGTCCCTCGGCCTTCCTGTAGCGCTGGGCTGTCCCCCGGCCTTCCTGTAGCGCGGGCTGTCCCCCGGCCTTCCTACCGTGCAGGGGCTGTCCCCCGGCCTTCCTGGAGCGCAGGGGCTGTCCCCCGGTCTTCCTACAGTGCAGGGGCTGTCCCCCGGCCTTCCTGTAGCGCAGGGGCTGTCCCCCGGTCTTCCTGTAGCGCTGGGCTGTCCCCAGGCCTTCCTGTAGCACAGAGGCTGTCCCCCGGCCTTCCTGTAGCGCAGGGGCTGTCCCTCAGCTGTAGCTCGCAGTGTAGGAtttctgtgatgtcatcagtagcGTCTGATTTCCAGATTCTGCTAGTCTGAAGAGTCATCACTTTCGGCATCGGAATCCCCCCATCTTTTCCCGCGCCCCTCTGGAGATGCTTGTTACCATGACAACAGAGACTTTAGGATCTTACTGTAACGACAACTGAGAAGAAAACCTCCAGGATGTGTCACCCCCGGAGACAGCAACAAACCTGCTCCATCCAAACATCCACCCGGCCCGTATAtatgatgagtgccccctcccctcagtccctatatgatgagtgccccctcccctcagtctctatatgatgagtgccccctcccctcagtctccatatgatgagtgccccctcccctcagtctctatatgatgagtgccccctcccctcagtctctatatgatgagtgccccctcccctcagtctccatatgatgagtgccccctcccctcagtctctataagatgagtgccccctcccctcagtccctatatgatgagtgccccctcccctcagtctctatatgatgagtgccccctcccctcagtctctatatgatgagtgccccctcccctcagtctctatatgatgagtgccccctcccctcagtccctatatgatgagtgccccctcccctcagtctctatatgatgagtgccccctcccctcagtctctatatgatgagtgccccctcccctcagtctctatatgatgagtgccccctcccctcagcctctatatgatgagtgccccctcccctcagtctctatatgatgagtgccccctcccctcagtctctatatgatgagtgccccctcccctcagtccctatatgatgagtgccccctcccctcagtctctatatgatgagtgccccctcccctcagtctccatatgatgagtgccccctcccctcagtctctatatgatgagtgccccctcccctcagtctctatatgatgagtgccccctcccctcagtctccatatgatgagtgccccctcccctcagtctctataagatgagtgccccctcccctcagtccctatatgatgagtgccccctcccctcagtctctatatgatgagtgccccctcccctcagtctctatatgatgagtgccccctcccctcagtctctatatgatgagtgccccctcccctcagtccctatatgatgagtgccccctcccctcagtctctatatgatgagtgccccctcccctcagtctctatatgatgagtgccccctcccctcagtctctatatgatgagtgccccctcccctcagcctctatatgatgagtgccccctcccctcagtctctatatgatgagtgccccctcccctcagtctctatatgatgagtgcccccttcctcagtctctatatgatgagtgccccctcctctcagtctctatatgatgagtgccccctcccctcagtctctatatgatgagtgccccctcccctcagtctctatatgatgagtgccccctcccctcagtccctatatgatgagtgccccctcccctcagtctctatatgatgagtgcccccttcctcagtctctatatgatgagtgccccctcccctcagtctctatatgatgagtgccccctcccctcagtcCCTATATGAGTGTCCCCTCCCCTCAGTCTCTATATGTtgagtgccccctcccctcagtctctatatgatgagtgccccctcccctcagtccctatatgagtgccccctcccctcagtctctatatgatgagtgccccctcccctcagtctctatatgatgagtgcgccctcccctcagtctctatatgatgagtgccccctcccctcagtctctatatgatgagtgccccctcccctcagtctctatatgatgagtgccccctcccctcagtctctatatgatgagtgccccctcccctcagtctctatatgatgagtgccccctccGCTCGGTCTCTTTATCATGAGTGCCACCTCCCCTCAGTCTCTAtatgatgagtgccccctcccttcagtctctatatgatgagtgccccctcccctcagtctctatatgatgagtgccccctcccctcagtctctatatgatgagtgccccctcccctcagtctctatatgatgagtgccccctcccctcagtctctatatgatgagtgccccctccGCTCGGTCTCTTTATCATGAGTGCCACCTCCCCTCAGTCTCTAtatgatgagtgccccctcccttcagtctctatatgatgagtgccacctcccctcagtctctatatgatgagtgccccctcccctcagtctctatatgatgagtgccccctcccctcagtctctatatgatgagtgccccctcccctcagtctctatatgatgagtgccccctcccctcagtctctttatgatgagtgccccctccGCTCGGTCTCTTTATCATGAGTGCCACCTCCCCTCAGTCTCTatatgagtgccccctcccctcaATCCCTATATGATGAAGCCCCCCTGAGTGCCCCCTTTCCATGTTATAATGTTCCGGTCATATTATAAGACGTCTTCTCTTCTTCCTGCAGTACGGGGAGGAGACCTTTAACCGCGCCAAGCTCCTTAATATCGGCTTCCTGGAGGCGCTGAAGGACGCGGACTACGACTGCTTCATCTTCAGCGACGTGGACCTCATCCCCATGGACGACCGCAACCTCTACCACTGCTACGAGCAGCCGCGCCACTTTGCTATCGCCATGGATAAATTTGGCTTCCGGTAATAACAAGGATATGTTGGAAACACGGAGGCTGCAGGGACGGAGGATCTTAAAGGCAGAGgcagctcttaaaggggttgtctcaagtATTTACATTTTCTATCCACAGGGAAGGGAACCACGGAAGCCAATCCTGCTCACAGCTGATGAGATTGTTACACTGTATCAGGAGTGTCTAACAGGAGatcctctacactaatacattgTAACAGGTTCCCAGCTGTGAGCAAGACATGGATGGGTCACTGCATGCAGAAAATTGAAAGAAAGCAGAGATATCGAGGAGGAATTAAAACATAACATCTTAGAAACAATTGCCACCTTGTACCTAAAGAATAATGGAGGCCGTCCCTTTAATTCTGCCTCCTATGAATCCTCACTGAAGCATTGGGAGTTATCCGAtacctggaaagctgggtgctggctGCCGCCTCTCCAGGATTGGGAGTACATAGGAAGACGTGTGcttcctgctgatggtttccctgtCATCTGATCCCGCAGGCTCCCGTACGCTGGATACTTCGGGGGAGTCTCTGGTCTGAGTAAGGTCCAGTTCTTGAAGATCAATGGTTTCCCCAATGAATACTGGGGCTGGGGAGGAGAGGACGACGACATCTACAACAGGTACCTTATACTTCCCATATATACCTGCCATACGTCTCTCTCTGACTCCTCCCTCTATAGTGTCTGGGGGGTGTAGGGTGACCCTTTACTTTCCATACATCTGACCCTGACTcctccctgtttagtttctggggtgTAGGGTGACCCTATACTTCCCATATGTCTCACCCTGACTCTTCCCTGTGTAGTGTCCCAGCAAGGTACGGAGGGTGACCCTATACTTCCCATACCTGTCACCATGACTCATCCCTGTATAATgtctggagggtgtggggtgaccCTATATTtcccatacatgtcaccctgactCCTCCCTGTATAGTgtctggagggtgtggggtgaccCTATATTtcccatacatgtcaccctgactCCTCCCTGTATAGTgtctggagggtgtggggtgaccCTATATTtcccatacatgtcaccctgactCCTCCCTGTATAGTgtctggagggtgtggggtgaccCTATATTtcccatacatgtcaccctgactCCTCCCTGTATAGTctctggagggtgtggggtgaccCTATATTtcccatacatgtcaccctgactCCTCCCTGtatagcaggggtctcaaactcaatttacctgggggccgctggaggtagattctgggtaaggctgggccgcatcaagttttccacccaaaatgcgcttacaaaatatcattattcagattcaaatgtcatggcgtctcccagtgcaaggaaagccccgagctgggagacgtgttttctctatgaacgcgtcctgtgtaccgaggggtcccaagctcctaccgcactgagcccagtcagggacactccatttcccccccccaccccacccggtacttgcctccccgtgtccctcccatcgaagaagatgaagtcgccgctctgacctgcaccaagtgcgttcagagcggcgacttcatcttcttcaagtaccggagggaaggggattaaccggttacgggccctttcctgttttttcatgtccatttttcactccccaccttcaaaaaactataacttttttatttttacacgtaaagagctgtgtgatggattgttttctgcgtaacaaattgcacttcataatgatggtattaaatattccatgccatgtactcggaagcgggaaaaaaattccaaatgcaatgaaaatgcatttgcgccattttcttgtgggcttggatattacgtctttcactgagcgccccaaatgacatgtctactttattttttgggtcggtacgattaaggggataccaaatttgtataggttttataatgttttcatacatttacaaaaattaaaacctactgtacaaaaatatttttttttattttgccaaattctggcgctaataactttttcatactttggtgtacggagctgtgggtgctgtaattttttgtgaaatttgataatatgttcaatgatatcatttttaggactgtacaaccttttgatcactttttatagatttttttatatttttcaaaatggcaaaaaagtgccattttcgaatttgggcgctattttccgtaacggggttaaacgcactgaaaaactgtcatcatattttgatagatcgggcattttcggacgcgtcgatacctgatatgtttatgatttttactgtttatttatatttatgtcagttctagggaaaggggggtgatttgaaattttaggtttttttattattattttttttttttaaacttttttttatttttatttatactatttttcagactccctagggtactttaaccctaggttgtctgatcgatcctatcatatactgccatactacagtatggcagtatatggagattttcctcctcattcattacaatgtgctatcagcacattgtaatgaaggggttaaaacgaaatagcctcgggtcttcggaagacctgaggctaccatggagacggatctccgccccccgatgacgtcacggggagcggtgatcccaggtaagatggcggcgcccatgcgccgctatctttttgaggctgccggcagctttgtcggcagccatcgctgtgaaagcacccgcgatcggtgctagcaccgatcgcgggtgttaccggtaagcctttgctgcaatatgca from Engystomops pustulosus chromosome 10, aEngPut4.maternal, whole genome shotgun sequence harbors:
- the B4GALT2 gene encoding beta-1,4-galactosyltransferase 2; translation: MTRLLLGVTLERICKAVLLLCLVHFVIIMILYFDVYAQRLDFFNRFNIRNISRVHPYYNFTRPNGTAHSYAATSAAETLTASAKIDANQTVTERPLPPCPDPPPALVGRLLIEFSSPMSMERVQRENPEVTEGGRYTPSDCQPKERVAIIIPFRHREHHLKYWLHYLHPILRRQKVEYGIYIINQYGEETFNRAKLLNIGFLEALKDADYDCFIFSDVDLIPMDDRNLYHCYEQPRHFAIAMDKFGFRLPYAGYFGGVSGLSKVQFLKINGFPNEYWGWGGEDDDIYNRITLNGMKVSRPDIRIGRYRMIKHERDKHNEPNPQRFTKIQNTKVTMKKDGINTLRYQLVHFSKYPMYTNITVDIGKPPPRPSRG